One region of Camelina sativa cultivar DH55 chromosome 6, Cs, whole genome shotgun sequence genomic DNA includes:
- the LOC104699499 gene encoding histidine kinase CKI1-like has translation MVKVTKLVTSRPIVVFCVLGFLVTILGCISTSNWLTTTESLINDVASFTEDLRSSLVSEFENIGKFSHPKTNLSTIGLAAVIDSSYLTNNDTGFTDIQTQIAPLLFEAYSTIPQVSQVSYISRDGLLFSFIKADSDTSVAVFANSSSNSSSGGDYTWYTQTVDQITGRLNGNATKSQPLDVTHTDWFQTAQRNNYTTAFLGTSLGGGDNETLIQSAVSLFSKKGVVLLGFSVKTLTDVLSRLSLHGEEFYMWTKYGTVLVRQGSLNASLFISNGSICFGGRESKSVRSQCIPENCSSSGYEVEIKRSKFQAFCSHLEVSGVPLRYTVMFPNDGGATRIKHQAKKALYQFFVVTIFVAFGWPVWFVLFMVRATRREMHMRATLINQMEATQQAERKSMNKSQAFARASHDIRGSLAGIKGLIDLCRDNVHPGSDLDTNLKQMNVCAKDLVALLNSVLDMSKIESGKMQLDEEEFNLAKLVEYVIDFYHPVAMKKGVDVVLDPHDGSILKFSNVRGDSGKLKQILNNLVSNAVKFTVDGHISIRAWAQRPGSKSSVVLASGPQGVVSKFFKCMFCKSKDQTEISNSIRNNANTMEFMFEVDDTGKGIPMEMRKSVFENYVQVRETAQGQQGTGLGLGIVQSLVRLMGGEIRITDKAMGERGTCFQFNVLLTTLESPVSDMKVRQDIEAGGDHISTPNLGLTVNTSLGGGSMNIRNLSPRFNNCLTSSPKQECSRVVLLLKNEERRRVTEKYIKNLGIKVTVVEKWEHLSYALERLFGFSPQSSMGRAECSLSCPSARELPLIGMDGIDSRSQLPKRRSNSFNAVVLLVIDTKTGPFLELYDVVKQFRRGLHHGITCKVVWLNESSTRVSERGDISCSGPLHGSRLTEVLKMLPEFGGTGVKETGTELQRESLLRHSFVAETSPKHNFQEEGPSSGFNKELGKTITAPTASESETLFKSVRTGGKPIGNPEEEQGTSMPSNDEFLRGKRVLVVDDCRITIKVATGRLKKMGVSQVKPCYSGKEAVRLVTEWLTQREQQGSVNRLPFDYIFMDCQMPEMDGYEATREIRKVEKSYGVHIPIIAVSGHDPGSREAREAIQAGMDGFLEKEMKQDQLASVIREVESKMNAQTTL, from the exons ATGGTGAAAGTTACAAAGCTTGTGACTTCACGTCCAATTGTGGTCTTCTGCGTCctg GGATTTCTGGTCACTATTTTGGGGTGCATATCGACCTCGAATTGGCTAACAACAACGGAGAGCCTAATAAACGACGTCGCTTCATTCACTGAAGATCTCCGGTCAAGTCTAGTTTCGGAGTTTGAAAACATCGGAAAATTTTCACATCCCAAGACAAACTTATCTACAATTGGTTTAGCGGCAGTCATAGATTCTTCTTATCTCACTAACAACGATACTGGTTTCACAGACATTCAAACACAG atcgCACCATTGTTGTTTGAAGCATATTCAACGATCCCTCAAGTCTCGCAAGTTTCGTACATTAGTAGGGACGgtctcttgttttctttcattaaaGCAGATTCAGACACAAGTGTCGCTGTTTTTGCCAATTCTTCGTCGAATTCTTCAAGTGGTGGAGACTACACTTGGTACACTCAAACCGTTGATCAGATAACCGGTCGTCTCAACGGGAACGCAACCAAATCTCAGCCGTTAGATGTAACCCACACAGATTGGTTCCAAACAGCACAGAGAAATAATTACACTACCGCCTTTCTTGGAACTAGTTTGGGAGGAGGAGACAACGAGACTCTGATTCAGAGCGCGGTTAGCTTGTTCAGCAAGAAAGGTGTTGTTTTGCTAGGGTTTTCGGTGAAGACTTTGACCGATGTTTTGAGCCGTCTGAGTCTACACGGCGAAGAGTTTTACATGTGGACAAAGTACGGGACGGTGCTTGTTCGTCAAGGTTCACTGAATGCTTCTCTCTTCATCTCCAATGGCTCGATTTGCTTCGGTGGTAGAGAATCTAAATCCGTCAGGTCTCAATGCATACCCGAAAATTGCAGTTCCAGTGGCTACGAGGTGGAGATCAAAAGATCAAAATTCCAAGCTTTTTGCTCTCATCTTGAAGTTTCTGGCGTTCCTCTG AGATACACAGTCATGTTTCCAAACGATGGAGGAGCCACACGCATCAAGCACCAAGCGAAAAAGGCCTTGTATCAATTTTTTGTGGTGACGATATTTGTTGCCTTTGGTTGGCCTGTGTGGTTTGTGTTGTTTATGGTGCGAGCAACAAGAAGAGAGATGCATATGCGTGCAACGCTGATAAACCAAATGGAAGCAACACAACAGGCTGAGAGGAAGAGCATGAACAAGAGTCAAGCGTTTGCAAGAGCTAGCCACGATATTAGAGGTTCTCTTGCAGGGATCAAGGGTCTGATTGATCTATGTCGTGATAACGTTCATCCTGGATCCGACCTAGACACCAATCTCAAGCAAATGAATGTATGCGCCAAGGATTTGGTTG CTCTGCTCAACTCTGTTTTGGACATGAGCAAAATCGAAAGCGGGAAGATGCAGTTGGACGAAGAAGAGTTCAACTTGGCCAAACTTGTTGAATACGTCATTGATTTTTACCATCCCGTTGCGATGAAGAAAGGCGTTGATGTGGTTTTGGATCCGCACGATGGCTCCATTCTCAAATTCTCGAATGTGCGAGGAGATAGTGGCAAACTGAAGCAGATTTTGAACAATCTTGTCAGCAATGCTGTCAAGTTCACAGTCGACGGGCACATTTCGATCAGAGCTTGGGCTCAAAGGCCGGGTTCCAAAAGCTCTGTGGTCCTGGCATCGGGCCCTCAAGGAGTTGTGTCCAAGTTTTTTAAGTGTATGTTCTGCAAGAGTAAAGACCAGACAGAAATATCGAATTCCATAAGAAACAATGCCAACACGATGGAGTTTATGTTTGAAGTGGATGATACAGGTAAAGGGATACCTATGGAGATGCGTAAATCGGTGTTTGAAAACTATGTTCAGGTAAGAGAAACAGCTCAAGGACAACAAGGAACTGGACTAGGGCTTGGGATTGTGCAGTCTTTG GTACGTTTAATGGGAGGGGAGATAAGAATCACTGACAAGGCAATGGGAGAGAGAGGAACATGTTTCCAAttcaatgttttattgacaACATTAGAGTCTCCAGTGAGTGACATGAAAGTGAGACAGGACATCGAAGCAGGAGGTGATCACATATCCACGCCCAACCTCGGGCTGACTGTAAACACTTCACTAGGAGGAGGTAGCATGAATATACGCAACCTGAGTCCTAGATTCAACAACTGTCTCACCTCAAGTCCAAAGCAAGAATGTTCTAGAGTGGTTCTCcttttaaaaaatgaagaacGCAGAAGAGTTACTGAGAAATACATCAAGAATCTGGGGATTAAAGTTACAGTAGTGGAGAAATGGGAGCATTTGAGCTATGCATTGGAGAGACTTTTTGGATTTTCACCTCAGAGCTCCATGGGAAGAGCAGAGTGTAGTTTGTCATGTCCGAGCGCAAGGGAGTTACCTTTGATTGGCATGGATGGTATTGATTCAAGAAGCCAACTTCCTAAAAGGCGAAGCAACAGTTTCAATGCAGTTGTCCTTTTGGTGATTGATACAAAAACTGGACCATTTTTGGAGCTGTACGATGTTGTCAAGCAATTTCGTAGAGGCTTGCACCATGGAATAACCTGTAAAGTTGTTTGGCTTAACGAATCGAGCACCCGTGTAAGTGAGAGAGGGGACATTAGTTGTTCCGGACCCTTGCACGGATCGCGTCTTACGGAAGTCTTGAAGATGTTGCCTGAATTTGGAGGAACTGGGGTAAAAGAAACAGGCACTGAGCTGCAAAGGGAATCACTGCTGAGACATTCTTTTGTTGCAGAGACATCACCAAAACATAATTTCCAAGAAGAGGGACCAAGCTCAGGGTTTAACAAAGAGTTAGGTAAGACAATAACGGCACCAACAGCTTCAGAGAGTGAGACTTTGTTCAAGTCAGTGCGTACCGGTGGAAAGCCTATTGGGAACCCAGAGGAAGAGCAAGGGACTTCCATGCCAAGTAACGATGAATTCTTGAGAGGAAAAAGAGTTTTGGTGGTCGATGATTGCAGGATAACAATCAAAGTTGCTACAGGAAGGCTGAAGAAGATGGGAGTCTCTCAGGTCAAACCATGCTACAGTGGAAAAGAAGCTGTGAGATTAGTCACTGAATGGCTTACACAACGAGAACAACAAGGATCAGTAAATAGGCTTCCGTTTGACTACATATTCATGGACTGTCAA ATGCCAGAGATGGATGGATACGAAGCAACTAGAGAGATCAGGAAAGTGGAGAAAAGTTATGGTGTGCATATACCAATTATAGCTGTATCTGGTCATGATCCTGGTTCAAGGGAAGCAAGAGAAGCCATACAAGCTGGAATGGACGGCTTTTTagagaaagaaatgaaacagGACCAACTTGCAAGCGTCATCAGAGAAGTCGAAAGCAAGATGAATGCACAAACAACTCTATAG
- the LOC104793731 gene encoding receptor-like serine/threonine-protein kinase SD1-8, whose product MKFPRIFISEGEEAIKKYRSGGWNGIEFADVPMVFNSSNQDGQTSFLFQDTNPYSRVTLTFRGILMWYTWDITSQEWITRWSAPITNCDQYNHCGTNSYCDGNMCKCIKGFEPNIAGGGCFRKKPLSCDSNRFCLFTRMKLPDTMDANIYTSHEKKSCRHMCINDCHCTAYTLIVYQNGTLSSNCVTWSKDLVDVQTYAQAGQDLYIRLNGKKKNKKWLIIGLSVGAAAALIIIIIVVLVCIWKRKQKLARATAVNENVMESQTEENIFGAEDIGTPQLPPMDFGTILSATENFSDANEIGHGGFGTVYKGCLPSGQAIAVKRLSEISRQGTVEFKAEVMLIANLQHINLVRLLGWSVHEDERVLVYEYLENGSLHHRLFGDFFIQYMI is encoded by the exons ATGAAATTTCCTAGGATTTTCATCTCCGAGGGAGAGGAAGCTATCAAAAAGTATCGGAGCGGCGGTTGGAATGGTATCGAATTCGCTGACGTTCCCATGGTTTTCAATTCAAGTAATCAAGATGGTCAGACGTCTTTTTTGTTTCAAGACACCAACCCTTATTCTAGAGTCACATTGACGTTCAGAGGTATTTTGATGTGGTATACGTGGGATATAACATCACAAGAATGGATCACTCGATGGAGTGCACCAATTACAAATTGTGATCAGTATAACCATTGTGGCACCAACAGTTACTGCGACGGGAACATGTGTAAGTGCATCAAAGGGTTTGAGCCAAACATCGcaggaggaggatgttttagaaaaaaaccgCTGAGCTGCGATAGCAACAGGTTTTGTCTCTTCACCAGAATGAAGTTGCCGGATACAATGgatgcaaatatatatacctCACACGAAAAGAAAAGTTGTCGTCATATGTGTATCAATGACTGCCACTGCACGGCTTATACACTGATTGTCTATCAAAATGGCACTTTATCATCAAACTGTGTGACTTGGAGCAAAGACCTCGTGGATGTTCAAACTTACGCCCAAGCAGGTCAAGATTTGTACATCAGACTcaatg gaaagaagaagaacaaaaagtgGCTTATCATAGGTCTGAGCGTTGGAGCCGCTGCTGCTCTCATCATCATTATAATTGTGGTACTGGTTTGTATTtggaaaaggaaacaaaagttAGCAAGAGCGACTGCAGTAAATGAAAATGTTATGGAATCGCAAACCGaagaaaatatctttggagCAGAGGATATAGGGACTCCGCAACTTCCACCCATGGATTTTGGAACAATATTAAGCGCCACAGAGAACTTCTCTGATGCTAATGAGATTGGACATGGTGGATTCGGTACTGTATATAAG ggATGTTTACCTAGCGGGCAAGCAATTGCGGTGAAAAGACTCTCTGAGATCTCAAGACAAGGGACTGTGGAGTTCAAAGCCGAGGTGATGTTAATTGCAAACCTCCAGCATATCAATCTAGTTAGACTTCTTGGTTGGAGCGTTCACGAGGATGAGAGGGTCTTGGTATATGAATACCTTGAAAACGGAAGCCTCCACCATCGACTTTTTGGTGACTTCTTTATAcaatatatgatataa
- the LOC104699500 gene encoding protein farnesyltransferase/geranylgeranyltransferase type-1 subunit alpha-like: protein MERVIVAHICCLRKVDPWHHWRWVAEKLGPEVAGRELDCTWRVLSLDAKHYLAWSHRQWALRALGGWEDELDYCHELLEADVFNNSAWNQRYYVITQSPLLGGLEAMRESEVSYTIKAILANPANESSWRYLKGLYKDDKESWISDPSVSSVCLNVLSRTDCFHGFALSTLLDLLCDGLRPTNKHRDSVRALANEEPYTNLANLVCTILGRVDPIRANYWAWRKSKITVAAM, encoded by the exons ATGGAGAGG GTCATAGTGGCACATATCTGCTGCTTAAGAAAAGTTGACCCTTG GCATCATTGGCGATGGGTTGCTGAGAAACTGGGTCCTGAGGTTGCAGGGAGAGAACTTGACTGTACTTGGCGAGTACTATCACTTGATGCCAAACATTATCTTGCTTGGTCACATAGGCAG TGGGCACTACGTGCATTAGGAGGATGGGAAGATGAGCTTGATTACTGTCACGAGCTCCTTGAAGCTGACGTCTTTAACAATTCCGCATGGAATCAG AGGTACTACGTCATTACTCAATCTCCTTTGTTGGGAGGCTTAGAAGCTATGAGGGAATCTGAAGTAAGCTACACAATCAAAGCCATTTTAGCCAATCCCGCAAACGAGAGCTCATGGCGATACCTGAAAGGTCTTTACAAAGACGACAAAGAATCCTGGATTAGTGATCCAAGTGTTTCCTCAGTCTGTTTGAATGTTCTCTCCCGCACGGATTGCTTCCATGGATTCGCTCTTAGCACCCTTTTGGATCTTCTTTGCGACGGATTAAGACCAACCAACAAGCATAGAGACTCAGTGAGAGCTCTAGCTAATGAAGAACCATATACTAACTTGGCAAATTTGGTGTGTACCATTCTTGGTCGTGTAGATCCTATAAGAGCTAACTATTGGGCATGGAGGAAGAGCAAGATTACAGTGGCAGCAATGTAA
- the LOC104793734 gene encoding signal recognition particle 43 kDa protein, chloroplastic-like isoform X2: MILYPKENRVNGSPLITLSPPLLLIVMQKVLVLLAMDTCALVIHQSLSRIKLSTPFSIPTRRIQKQQLCFRGASILAAVQRNYEETIPSVEDDDDDEESSSYGEVNRIIGSRRAAELGAMEYLIEWKDGHAPSWVPSSCIAADVVSEYETPWWTAARKADEQALSQLLEDRDVNAVDENGRTALLFVAGLGSDKCVRLLAEAGADLDHRDIRGGLTALHMAAGYVKPDVVAALVELGADFELEDERGLTALELAREILKTTPKGNPMQFGKRLGLERVISVLEGQVFEYAEVEEVVEKRGKGKDVEYLVRWKDGGDCEWVKGVHVAEDVAKDYENGLEYAVAERVIGKRINGDDGNTIEYLVKWTDMADATWEPQDNVDSTLVQLYQQQQEEAQQGIGIL, encoded by the exons ATGATTCTCTATCCAAAAGAAAATCGAGTGAACGGATCTCCTCTCATCACTttgtctcctcctcttcttctaatTGTGATGCAAAAGGTCTTAGTTCTTTTGGCCATGGATACTTGTGCTCTAGTGATCCATCAGTCTCTGTCTCGCATCAAACTTTCCACTCCCTTCTCCATACCGACAAGACGGATTCAGAAGCAGCAGCTGTGTTTCCGAGGAGCTAGTATACTTGCCGCCGTACAAAGAAACTACGAAGAAACGATCCCCTCCGTggaagacgacgacgatgatgaggaGTCGTCATCGTACGGAGAAGTGAACCGGATCATTGGGAGCCGAAGGGCGGCGGAATTAGGAGCCATGGAGTACCTTATCGAGTGGAAGGACGGCCATGCTCCCTCGTGGGTTCCATCCAGCTGCATCGCAGCAGACGTGGTGTCGGAGTACGAGACCCCCTGGTGGACCGCCGCTAGGAAAGCCGACGAGCAGGCCCTGTCACAGCTTCTCGAGGACCGCGACGTCAACGCCGTAGACGAAAACGGCAGAACGGCTCTGCTTTTCGTGGCAGGTCTGGGTTCGGACAAGTGCGTTAGACTTCTGGCGGAGGCTGGAGCCGATCTTGACCACCGAGACATCAGGGGCGGCTTGACGGCGCTGCACATGGCTGCTGGTTACGTGAAGCCGGACGTTGTTGCTGCGCTGGTGGAGCTCGGCGCTGATTTCGAATTGGAAGACGAGAGAGGTTTAACGGCCTTGGAACTAGCCAGGGAGATTCTGAAGACGACGCCTAAGGGGAATCCGATGCAGTTCGGGAAGAGGCTTGGGTTAGAGAGAGTGATCAGTGTTCTGGAAGGACAAGTGTTCGAGTACGCCGAGGTGGAGGAGGTTGTGGAGAAACGAGGGAAAGGCAAAGACGTTGAATATCTGGTCCGATGGAAGGACGGTGGAGATTGCGAGTGGGTCAAAGGTGTACACGTGGCGGAGGACGTCGCCAAGGACTACGAGAACGGGCTGGAGTACGCTGTAGCCGAGAGAGTCATCGGGAAGAGGATTAACGGAGACGATGGGAACACCATCGAGTATCTTGTCAAATGGACTGATATGGCTGATGCCACCTGGGAGCCTCAAGACAACGTCGACTCTACACTTGTTCAACtctaccaacaacaacaagaggaGGCCCAGC AGGGCATAGGTATACTTTGA
- the LOC104793734 gene encoding signal recognition particle 43 kDa protein, chloroplastic-like isoform X1, whose product MILYPKENRVNGSPLITLSPPLLLIVMQKVLVLLAMDTCALVIHQSLSRIKLSTPFSIPTRRIQKQQLCFRGASILAAVQRNYEETIPSVEDDDDDEESSSYGEVNRIIGSRRAAELGAMEYLIEWKDGHAPSWVPSSCIAADVVSEYETPWWTAARKADEQALSQLLEDRDVNAVDENGRTALLFVAGLGSDKCVRLLAEAGADLDHRDIRGGLTALHMAAGYVKPDVVAALVELGADFELEDERGLTALELAREILKTTPKGNPMQFGKRLGLERVISVLEGQVFEYAEVEEVVEKRGKGKDVEYLVRWKDGGDCEWVKGVHVAEDVAKDYENGLEYAVAERVIGKRINGDDGNTIEYLVKWTDMADATWEPQDNVDSTLVQLYQQQQEEAQQLTVINSPTNEID is encoded by the coding sequence ATGATTCTCTATCCAAAAGAAAATCGAGTGAACGGATCTCCTCTCATCACTttgtctcctcctcttcttctaatTGTGATGCAAAAGGTCTTAGTTCTTTTGGCCATGGATACTTGTGCTCTAGTGATCCATCAGTCTCTGTCTCGCATCAAACTTTCCACTCCCTTCTCCATACCGACAAGACGGATTCAGAAGCAGCAGCTGTGTTTCCGAGGAGCTAGTATACTTGCCGCCGTACAAAGAAACTACGAAGAAACGATCCCCTCCGTggaagacgacgacgatgatgaggaGTCGTCATCGTACGGAGAAGTGAACCGGATCATTGGGAGCCGAAGGGCGGCGGAATTAGGAGCCATGGAGTACCTTATCGAGTGGAAGGACGGCCATGCTCCCTCGTGGGTTCCATCCAGCTGCATCGCAGCAGACGTGGTGTCGGAGTACGAGACCCCCTGGTGGACCGCCGCTAGGAAAGCCGACGAGCAGGCCCTGTCACAGCTTCTCGAGGACCGCGACGTCAACGCCGTAGACGAAAACGGCAGAACGGCTCTGCTTTTCGTGGCAGGTCTGGGTTCGGACAAGTGCGTTAGACTTCTGGCGGAGGCTGGAGCCGATCTTGACCACCGAGACATCAGGGGCGGCTTGACGGCGCTGCACATGGCTGCTGGTTACGTGAAGCCGGACGTTGTTGCTGCGCTGGTGGAGCTCGGCGCTGATTTCGAATTGGAAGACGAGAGAGGTTTAACGGCCTTGGAACTAGCCAGGGAGATTCTGAAGACGACGCCTAAGGGGAATCCGATGCAGTTCGGGAAGAGGCTTGGGTTAGAGAGAGTGATCAGTGTTCTGGAAGGACAAGTGTTCGAGTACGCCGAGGTGGAGGAGGTTGTGGAGAAACGAGGGAAAGGCAAAGACGTTGAATATCTGGTCCGATGGAAGGACGGTGGAGATTGCGAGTGGGTCAAAGGTGTACACGTGGCGGAGGACGTCGCCAAGGACTACGAGAACGGGCTGGAGTACGCTGTAGCCGAGAGAGTCATCGGGAAGAGGATTAACGGAGACGATGGGAACACCATCGAGTATCTTGTCAAATGGACTGATATGGCTGATGCCACCTGGGAGCCTCAAGACAACGTCGACTCTACACTTGTTCAACtctaccaacaacaacaagaggaGGCCCAGCAGCTTACTGTTATTAACTCTCCAACCAAcgagattgattga